Proteins encoded by one window of Xanthomonas sp. DAR 80977:
- a CDS encoding putative peptide modification system cyclase, translating into MNDAHQPQPEVPQLRTLLLTDLCDSMALVERLGDANAAELFKLHDSLVLELQQRWRGRLIDRSDGLLLLFERPIDGLGFALDYARGLRELGAQRKVELKVRAGLHVGEVLTWRNSDAAVQVGAKPLEVEGLAKPTAARLMTLARPGQILLSAVAESLTHRAARELGERGERLLWKSHGRWRFKGVPTAQEIYEVGEIGNTPLRAPKPTPKAWRDIPLWRRPAALLAEAGLIASVAVGVWFVTRPQPAIAFAERDWVVVGDLRNLTGDTLYDDTIETGLRVSLEQSRYVNVLADARVREALKMMRRDAGVAVDRKLGAEIAQRTGARALLLPTVSDADGKVRISIEVVDPATEATVITESATARGPGSAVAALGEAGDSLRKAFGESVASIKKSSAPLERVTTDKLDALRAFSLGQKSYAEQNLQAAEMQFRQALNIDPNFAMAKIGLARVAYNKTDVLSAQQQMGMAIEEVGRLTDRERLYAMAQMALFRWEKDYPGKWVALSSLYPDYHVAAFNVASSMRDGARFKEMFEYSDRAAATQAVTRPVALSFRAIARSALGDVAEAERDYLQAEALGYRKNSVEFSLIKAAESKFKEADAMLRPVPGEPPFATNERAAANLNVMADQGEWEKAAQQADALRAAVADPHTPFEWGARTSALAIMRRTSDRRAVLQEAQKLVALAENGLHDSAGRAQEAVANAALYAGYVAASNGDVATARQALKVARPIADIAPYPLLKNSSAIVEARIAMQSGKPEAALELLKPFDQPWALTLTKVERLSAEAALGRDVGEGLASMKTLAWRGRVYAEWAAERPPVIESLSWSQQLNDKKPPSRGSLQTASPGVPDSLRSLPCSGDSRSQAKCSDRG; encoded by the coding sequence ATGAACGACGCCCACCAACCCCAGCCCGAGGTCCCGCAGCTCCGCACCCTGCTGCTGACCGACCTGTGCGATTCGATGGCGCTGGTGGAGCGGCTGGGCGACGCCAATGCCGCCGAACTGTTCAAGCTGCACGACTCGCTGGTGCTGGAGCTGCAGCAGCGCTGGCGCGGGCGCCTGATCGACCGCTCCGACGGCCTGCTGCTGCTGTTCGAGCGGCCGATCGACGGCCTCGGCTTCGCCCTGGACTATGCCCGCGGCCTGCGCGAGCTGGGCGCGCAGCGCAAGGTGGAACTGAAGGTGCGCGCCGGCCTGCACGTGGGCGAGGTGCTGACCTGGCGCAACAGCGACGCGGCGGTGCAGGTCGGCGCCAAGCCGCTGGAAGTGGAGGGCCTGGCCAAGCCGACCGCGGCACGGCTGATGACCCTGGCCCGGCCCGGGCAGATCCTGCTGTCGGCGGTGGCCGAGTCGCTGACCCACCGCGCCGCGCGCGAGCTGGGCGAGCGCGGCGAGCGCCTGCTGTGGAAATCGCATGGCCGCTGGCGCTTCAAGGGCGTGCCGACCGCGCAGGAGATCTACGAAGTCGGCGAGATCGGCAACACCCCGCTGCGCGCGCCGAAACCGACGCCGAAGGCATGGCGCGACATCCCGCTGTGGCGCCGCCCGGCGGCGCTGCTGGCGGAGGCCGGCCTGATCGCGTCGGTCGCGGTCGGCGTCTGGTTCGTCACTCGCCCGCAGCCGGCCATCGCCTTCGCCGAGCGCGACTGGGTGGTGGTGGGGGATCTGCGCAATCTGACCGGCGACACGCTCTACGACGACACGATCGAGACCGGGCTGCGGGTCAGCCTGGAACAATCGCGCTACGTCAATGTGCTGGCCGATGCGCGCGTGCGCGAGGCGCTGAAAATGATGCGGCGCGACGCCGGCGTTGCCGTGGATCGCAAGCTCGGCGCGGAAATCGCCCAGCGCACCGGCGCGCGCGCGTTGCTGCTGCCCACGGTGTCCGACGCGGACGGGAAGGTGCGGATCAGCATCGAGGTGGTCGACCCGGCGACGGAAGCCACGGTCATCACCGAATCGGCGACGGCGCGTGGCCCGGGATCGGCGGTGGCGGCGTTGGGCGAGGCCGGCGACTCGTTGCGCAAGGCGTTCGGCGAGAGCGTGGCGTCCATCAAGAAGAGTTCGGCCCCGCTGGAGCGGGTGACGACCGACAAGCTCGATGCCTTGCGAGCATTTTCGCTGGGTCAGAAGTCCTACGCCGAGCAGAATCTGCAAGCGGCGGAAATGCAGTTCAGGCAGGCGCTGAACATCGACCCGAATTTCGCCATGGCCAAGATCGGCCTGGCGCGCGTGGCCTACAACAAGACCGACGTGCTCAGCGCCCAGCAGCAAATGGGCATGGCGATCGAGGAGGTGGGCAGGCTGACCGACCGCGAGCGCCTCTATGCCATGGCGCAGATGGCGCTGTTCCGCTGGGAAAAGGATTATCCCGGCAAGTGGGTGGCCCTGTCGTCGCTGTATCCCGATTATCACGTGGCCGCCTTCAATGTGGCGTCCAGCATGCGCGACGGTGCGCGCTTCAAGGAGATGTTCGAATACAGCGACCGCGCCGCGGCGACGCAGGCGGTCACCCGTCCGGTGGCGCTGAGCTTCCGGGCGATCGCCCGCTCGGCGCTTGGCGATGTGGCCGAAGCCGAGCGCGATTACCTCCAGGCCGAAGCGTTGGGGTACCGGAAGAATTCCGTCGAGTTTTCGCTGATCAAGGCCGCCGAATCGAAATTCAAGGAAGCCGATGCGATGTTGCGTCCGGTTCCGGGAGAGCCGCCATTCGCGACGAACGAGCGTGCCGCCGCGAACCTCAATGTGATGGCGGATCAAGGCGAATGGGAAAAGGCCGCGCAGCAGGCCGATGCGCTCAGGGCCGCGGTGGCCGATCCGCATACGCCGTTCGAATGGGGCGCGCGGACCTCCGCGCTGGCGATCATGCGCCGCACGTCCGACAGAAGGGCGGTGCTGCAGGAAGCGCAGAAACTGGTGGCGCTGGCGGAAAACGGCCTGCACGACAGCGCGGGCCGGGCGCAGGAAGCGGTGGCGAATGCGGCGCTCTACGCGGGCTATGTCGCGGCCAGCAACGGCGATGTCGCCACCGCCCGGCAGGCGTTGAAAGTGGCCAGGCCGATTGCCGACATCGCCCCCTACCCGCTGCTCAAGAATTCGTCGGCCATCGTCGAGGCCCGGATCGCGATGCAGTCGGGAAAGCCCGAGGCGGCGCTGGAGCTCCTGAAACCCTTCGATCAGCCCTGGGCGTTGACCTTGACCAAGGTCGAGCGGCTATCCGCCGAGGCCGCACTGGGCCGGGATGTGGGCGAGGGACTCGCCTCGATGAAGACGTTGGCCTGGCGCGGTCGCGTCTACGCCGAATGGGCGGCCGAACGGCCGCCCGTGATCGAATCGCTGTCGTGGTCGCAGCAACTCAACGACAAAAAACCACCCAGCCGAGGCTCGCTTCAAACTGCTTCGCCAGGAGTTCCAGATTCGCTTCGATCTCTTCCTTGCTCGGGAGACTCACGCTCCCAGGCAAAATGCTCGGATCGAGGGTGA
- a CDS encoding LysR substrate-binding domain-containing protein, which translates to MKTTLDELQAFIAVVDTHSITAAADALGQTVSGVSRALARLEEKLQTTLLRRTTRRLALTEEGRAFLLRAREIVAAVEQAEEQMVARRQHPAGRLRVDAAAPFMLHAIVPHVAGYRARYPQVEMELTSNDGIIDLLERRTDLAIRIGALRDSSLHARALGSSRLRVLASPDYLARRGVPRRVDDLARHDLLGFTQPESLNDWPLRGRDGDALHIRPALACSSGETLRQLALAGDGIACLSDFMTVADRRDGRLVQVLPKHTLDVRQPIHGVYYRNTAVSARIASFLDHLAEALGPAPFAA; encoded by the coding sequence ATGAAGACGACCCTCGACGAACTGCAGGCCTTCATCGCCGTGGTCGATACGCACTCGATCACCGCCGCCGCCGACGCGCTGGGGCAGACCGTGTCCGGGGTCAGCCGCGCGCTGGCGCGGCTGGAAGAGAAGCTGCAGACCACGCTGCTGCGGCGGACCACCCGGCGCCTGGCGCTGACCGAGGAAGGCCGGGCGTTCCTGCTGCGCGCACGCGAGATCGTGGCCGCGGTCGAGCAGGCCGAAGAGCAGATGGTGGCGCGCCGGCAACATCCCGCCGGGCGCTTGCGCGTGGACGCGGCCGCGCCGTTCATGCTGCATGCGATCGTGCCGCACGTGGCCGGCTACCGCGCGCGCTACCCGCAGGTGGAGATGGAGCTGACCAGCAACGACGGCATCATCGACCTGCTCGAACGCCGCACCGACCTGGCGATCCGCATCGGCGCGCTGCGCGATTCCAGCCTGCATGCGCGCGCGCTCGGCAGCAGCCGCCTGCGCGTGCTGGCCAGCCCTGACTACCTGGCCAGGCGCGGCGTGCCGCGCCGCGTGGACGACCTGGCGCGGCACGACCTGCTCGGTTTCACCCAGCCCGAGTCGCTCAACGACTGGCCGCTGCGCGGCCGCGACGGCGACGCGCTGCACATCCGCCCGGCGCTGGCCTGCTCCAGCGGCGAAACCCTGCGCCAGCTGGCGCTGGCCGGCGACGGCATCGCCTGCCTGTCCGACTTCATGACCGTGGCCGACCGCCGCGACGGCCGCCTGGTCCAGGTCTTGCCGAAGCACACGCTGGACGTGCGCCAGCCGATCCATGGCGTGTACTACCGCAACACCGCGGTCTCGGCGCGCATCGCCTCGTTCCTCGATCACCTGGCGGAGGCCTTGGGGCCGGCGCCGTTCGCGGCGTAA
- a CDS encoding DUF3182 family protein codes for MAPSAAYDHVRRCSVRTHPPGGHEAATHAWVAAEVARLMRLPLQEAVATGSGFYVPDDTLTAAQAQQLGVRGAADLLGGVVPHAFVATKAISHPLVAPGASAPQGWQHALGAALAEATVPGYTAFAAADARMAYARLCGGGQVRLKLPSGIGGQGQLLLHDVQALDAALAAVAAADLAQQGVVLERQLDRSTTFSVGEVECAGMTIAYYGTQSTTDDGTGREAYGGSQLFVVRGTLETLLEHELPPPQREAVLKARHYDRCVAQAYPGFYASRRNYDVIDGIAQDGTRRCGVLEQSWRIGGATPAELAAVDAFQREPALHAVVAATVERYGVPALPADAEVYYMGEDPRVGRLIKYRYVSATD; via the coding sequence ATGGCGCCATCTGCCGCATACGACCACGTCCGCCGTTGCAGCGTACGCACGCATCCGCCCGGCGGACACGAGGCCGCGACGCATGCCTGGGTCGCCGCCGAAGTGGCGCGGCTGATGCGCCTGCCGTTGCAGGAGGCGGTCGCGACGGGGAGCGGTTTCTACGTCCCCGACGACACCCTCACTGCCGCACAGGCGCAGCAATTGGGCGTGCGTGGCGCCGCCGACCTGCTCGGTGGCGTGGTCCCGCATGCGTTCGTCGCCACCAAGGCGATCAGCCATCCGCTGGTCGCCCCCGGCGCATCGGCGCCGCAGGGCTGGCAGCACGCGCTCGGTGCGGCCTTGGCCGAGGCGACGGTGCCCGGCTACACCGCGTTCGCGGCGGCCGATGCGCGCATGGCGTACGCGCGCCTGTGCGGCGGCGGCCAGGTGCGCTTGAAGCTGCCCAGCGGCATCGGCGGGCAGGGCCAGCTGCTGCTGCACGATGTGCAGGCGCTCGATGCGGCCTTGGCCGCCGTAGCGGCGGCGGACCTGGCGCAGCAGGGCGTGGTGCTGGAGCGGCAACTGGACCGCTCCACCACCTTCAGCGTCGGCGAAGTGGAATGCGCGGGCATGACCATCGCCTACTACGGCACGCAATCGACCACCGACGACGGTACTGGCCGCGAAGCCTACGGCGGCTCGCAGCTGTTCGTGGTTCGCGGCACGCTGGAGACGCTGCTCGAGCACGAATTGCCGCCGCCGCAGCGCGAGGCGGTGCTGAAGGCGCGCCACTACGACCGTTGCGTCGCACAGGCCTATCCCGGCTTCTACGCATCGCGCCGCAACTACGACGTGATCGACGGCATCGCCCAGGACGGCACGCGCAGGTGCGGGGTGCTCGAGCAGTCCTGGCGCATCGGCGGCGCCACGCCGGCGGAACTGGCCGCGGTGGACGCCTTCCAGCGCGAGCCGGCGCTGCATGCGGTGGTCGCGGCCACCGTCGAACGCTACGGTGTGCCGGCGCTGCCGGCCGATGCCGAGGTCTACTACATGGGCGAGGATCCACGCGTGGGCCGCCTGATCAAGTACCGCTACGTGAGCGCCACCGACTGA
- a CDS encoding helix-turn-helix domain-containing GNAT family N-acetyltransferase — MPAVDPVVVEQIRAASRQLVRELGFLQDTLAATDYPPSAVHALLEIDARDAVGASQLADCLQLEKSSVSRMLRKLIAAGELRERASAEDGRAKQLRLSARGRRTVQGIHAFARAQVEAALAPLPAQAQADIGRGLARYAAALQAQRDGAAPPAPEPEATRIVGGYRPGAIGRIAEMHATFYARHAGFGQFFEARVAAGVAEFTARLERPGNGLWLALQAQRIVGAIAIDGEDLGNGEAHLRWFVVDDGLRGSGIGRQLLQQALHFCDAQGFGATRLWTFAGLDAARRLYEAHGFALAQQCAGDQWGATVIEQVFVRPRPVC, encoded by the coding sequence ATGCCAGCGGTGGATCCCGTCGTCGTCGAGCAGATCCGCGCCGCCTCGCGGCAACTGGTGCGCGAACTCGGCTTCCTGCAGGACACGCTCGCCGCGACCGACTATCCGCCATCGGCGGTGCATGCGCTGCTGGAGATCGACGCGCGCGACGCGGTCGGCGCATCGCAACTGGCCGACTGCCTGCAACTGGAAAAATCCAGCGTCAGCCGCATGCTGCGCAAGCTGATCGCGGCGGGCGAACTGCGCGAGCGCGCCAGCGCCGAGGACGGCCGCGCCAAGCAGTTGCGGCTCTCCGCCCGCGGCCGGCGCACGGTGCAGGGCATCCATGCCTTCGCGCGCGCGCAGGTGGAGGCCGCATTGGCGCCGCTGCCGGCGCAGGCGCAGGCCGACATCGGCCGCGGGCTGGCCCGTTATGCGGCCGCGCTGCAGGCCCAGCGCGACGGCGCCGCGCCGCCAGCGCCGGAGCCGGAAGCGACGCGCATCGTCGGCGGCTACCGGCCCGGTGCGATCGGGCGCATCGCCGAAATGCACGCCACCTTCTACGCGCGGCATGCCGGTTTCGGGCAGTTCTTCGAAGCCAGGGTCGCGGCGGGCGTCGCCGAATTCACCGCGCGCCTGGAGCGGCCCGGGAACGGCCTGTGGCTGGCGTTGCAGGCGCAGCGCATCGTCGGCGCGATCGCCATCGACGGCGAGGACCTGGGCAACGGCGAGGCGCATCTGCGCTGGTTCGTGGTGGACGACGGCCTGCGCGGCAGCGGCATCGGCCGGCAGTTGCTGCAGCAGGCGCTGCACTTCTGCGACGCGCAGGGTTTCGGCGCCACGCGGCTGTGGACCTTCGCCGGGCTGGACGCGGCGCGGCGGCTGTACGAGGCGCATGGTTTCGCGCTGGCGCAGCAGTGCGCCGGCGACCAGTGGGGTGCGACGGTGATCGAACAGGTGTTCGTGCGGCCGCGACCTGTTTGCTGA
- a CDS encoding putative peptide maturation dehydrogenase: MKLRRRLHCIIEIGDVLFPNLSALLTGSVVFDSTIATNLLCPLSGKRIPLSPEALAIVASLPGNAWIDAGEVMRTHACDASFIDRMIQDEIVLCDVADSRSADILAGEATLETVGWHPLASVYHRMTAWSGVVGDEGSREHGNAAERARLDKHIATHGPLPAHFPKRQDGIGSVALPAEPLQGGVADVLRARRTTRHFDRTRPLALAELSRMLFGTFGAIAAEEIAPGHVAVRRTSPSGGSLHPIEAYPLIIDVEGLTPGFYHYESDTHRLIKIIDLTQADARTLAAELTIGQTYFADCSALVFHVARLDRHHWKYRRHPKAYKAVLLDSGHLSQTFYLLAAERDLGAFYTAAVNDVDAGRLLTLDPLATMVIGANGVGNIDATQNTLHLNPKPLIATHQSPGQ; encoded by the coding sequence ATGAAATTACGCCGAAGGCTTCACTGCATCATCGAAATCGGGGACGTGCTCTTCCCCAATCTCAGCGCGCTGCTCACTGGCTCGGTCGTCTTCGACAGCACCATCGCCACCAACCTGCTGTGCCCCCTCAGCGGCAAGCGCATTCCGCTTTCGCCCGAGGCGCTGGCCATCGTCGCCTCGCTTCCGGGAAATGCCTGGATCGATGCCGGCGAGGTCATGCGAACGCACGCCTGCGATGCATCCTTCATCGACAGGATGATCCAGGACGAGATCGTGCTTTGCGACGTTGCAGACAGCAGGAGCGCCGACATCCTGGCCGGCGAGGCGACCCTGGAAACCGTGGGATGGCACCCGCTGGCGAGCGTCTATCACCGCATGACCGCGTGGTCGGGCGTGGTCGGCGACGAGGGCAGCCGGGAACACGGGAACGCGGCCGAGCGCGCGCGACTGGACAAGCACATCGCCACGCATGGCCCGCTCCCGGCGCATTTCCCGAAGCGCCAGGATGGGATCGGTTCGGTAGCGCTTCCGGCCGAACCATTGCAAGGCGGCGTGGCCGATGTCCTGCGCGCCAGGCGCACCACCCGGCATTTCGATCGCACCCGTCCTCTCGCCCTGGCCGAACTGTCGCGGATGCTGTTCGGCACCTTCGGCGCGATCGCGGCCGAGGAAATCGCGCCCGGGCATGTCGCCGTGCGCCGCACCAGCCCTTCCGGCGGATCGCTGCATCCGATCGAGGCGTATCCCCTGATAATCGATGTGGAAGGGCTGACGCCAGGGTTCTATCACTATGAATCCGATACCCACAGACTCATCAAGATAATCGACCTGACCCAGGCCGACGCCAGAACGCTGGCCGCCGAACTTACGATCGGCCAAACCTACTTCGCCGATTGCAGCGCCCTCGTCTTCCATGTCGCGCGGCTGGATCGACACCATTGGAAATACCGGCGCCACCCCAAGGCCTACAAGGCGGTCCTGCTGGACTCCGGCCACCTGAGCCAGACGTTCTACCTGCTCGCGGCGGAACGCGATCTCGGCGCGTTCTACACGGCGGCGGTCAACGATGTCGACGCGGGCCGTCTGCTGACACTGGATCCCCTTGCGACGATGGTGATCGGCGCCAATGGCGTCGGCAACATTGATGCCACGCAAAACACGCTACACTTGAATCCCAAGCCGTTGATCGCAACGCATCAGTCGCCTGGGCAATAA
- a CDS encoding alpha/beta hydrolase family protein: METKLSSIEIAVDRDALSGTLLTPTNGMPGVLFVHGWGGNQHHNLVRAREAVGLGCVCLTFDLRGHEGLASMRETVTRAQNLDDIKAAYDRLVESPQVDPESIAVVGLSYGGYLASLLTLERPVEWLALRSPALYKDAHWDGPKVALNQDPDLMRYRHSAVAPADNVALAACQRFRGDVLLVEAEQDVIVPGQVLKNYAAAFSNTRSLTSRVIKGADHALTRKEHQLEYTRYLIDWLTEMVVGRRVALAKNVVERRKQSLKHTQGDAATSPGQGSKEFQGQIEAKERTSEATPSR; encoded by the coding sequence ATGGAAACCAAACTCTCCAGCATCGAGATCGCGGTGGACCGCGACGCCTTGAGCGGCACTCTGCTGACCCCGACCAACGGCATGCCCGGCGTGCTGTTCGTGCATGGCTGGGGCGGCAACCAGCATCACAACCTGGTGCGTGCGCGCGAAGCGGTCGGCCTGGGCTGCGTGTGCCTGACCTTCGACCTGCGCGGTCACGAAGGCCTGGCCTCGATGCGCGAGACGGTGACGCGCGCGCAGAACCTGGACGACATCAAGGCCGCCTACGACAGGCTGGTGGAGTCGCCGCAAGTGGATCCGGAATCGATCGCGGTGGTGGGCCTGAGCTATGGCGGCTACCTCGCCTCGCTGCTGACCCTGGAGCGGCCGGTGGAATGGCTGGCGCTGCGTTCGCCGGCGCTGTACAAGGACGCGCACTGGGATGGCCCGAAGGTGGCGCTGAACCAGGATCCCGACCTGATGCGGTACCGGCACAGCGCGGTGGCGCCGGCCGACAACGTCGCCCTGGCCGCGTGCCAGCGCTTCCGCGGCGATGTGCTGCTGGTGGAGGCCGAACAGGACGTGATCGTGCCGGGCCAGGTGCTCAAGAACTACGCGGCAGCGTTCTCCAACACGCGTTCGCTGACCTCGCGGGTGATCAAGGGCGCCGACCATGCGCTGACCCGCAAGGAACACCAGCTCGAATACACCCGCTACCTGATCGACTGGCTCACCGAGATGGTGGTCGGGCGCCGCGTGGCGCTGGCCAAGAACGTGGTCGAGCGGCGCAAGCAGAGTCTCAAGCACACGCAGGGCGATGCGGCGACGTCGCCCGGCCAGGGCTCGAAGGAGTTCCAGGGCCAGATCGAGGCCAAGGAACGCACGTCCGAGGCCACGCCGTCGCGGTGA
- the dkgB gene encoding 2,5-didehydrogluconate reductase DkgB — translation MSIPAFGLGTFRLKDQVVVDSVRNALELGYRAIDTAQIYGNEAEVGQAIADSGVPRADLFVTTKVWTDNLAADTLLPSLRQSLDKLRSDHVDLTLVHWPSPRDAVPMAEYLQALAAAREQGLTRQIGLSNFTIALTRQAIAILGAEAIATQQIEVHPYLQNRTLIGFLREQGIHVTSYMTLAYGKVLQDPVIAAIAARHAATPAQVALAWALQQGYAVIPSSTKRENLASNLLAQSLRLDEEDMAQIATLDRGERLANPAGIAPDWD, via the coding sequence ATGAGCATTCCCGCCTTCGGCCTGGGCACGTTCCGGCTCAAGGACCAGGTCGTCGTCGACTCGGTCCGCAACGCGCTCGAACTGGGCTACCGCGCCATCGACACCGCGCAGATCTACGGCAACGAGGCCGAGGTCGGCCAGGCCATCGCCGATTCCGGCGTGCCGCGCGCGGACCTGTTCGTCACCACCAAGGTGTGGACCGACAACCTGGCCGCCGACACGTTGCTGCCGAGCCTGCGCCAGAGCCTGGACAAGCTGCGCAGCGACCATGTGGACCTGACCCTGGTGCATTGGCCGTCGCCGCGCGATGCGGTGCCGATGGCCGAGTACCTGCAGGCGCTGGCGGCCGCCCGCGAACAGGGGCTGACCCGGCAGATCGGCCTGTCCAACTTCACCATCGCGCTGACCAGGCAGGCGATCGCGATCCTCGGCGCCGAGGCCATCGCCACCCAGCAGATCGAAGTGCATCCCTACCTGCAGAACCGCACGCTGATCGGTTTCCTGCGCGAACAGGGCATCCATGTCACCTCGTACATGACCCTGGCCTACGGCAAGGTGCTGCAGGATCCGGTGATCGCCGCGATCGCCGCGCGCCACGCCGCCACGCCGGCGCAGGTGGCATTGGCCTGGGCGCTGCAGCAGGGCTATGCGGTGATCCCGTCCTCGACCAAGCGCGAGAACCTGGCCAGCAATCTGCTCGCGCAGTCGCTGCGCCTGGACGAGGAGGACATGGCGCAGATCGCCACGCTGGACCGCGGCGAGCGGCTGGCCAATCCGGCCGGCATCGCGCCGGATTGGGACTGA
- a CDS encoding DUF2884 family protein — MRLLLSVCTLSLLGAAASATAGPQFSSQQCGFSTPYDVIVDRTGVALTRSAGTPKTVFLHDGRLQVDGVAQPLGSADAQRLRQMEQGAQALMPEVAGIARDTVGITFDALGGVVEAITGNASKARRIEKHRDAALAHLDRTLGKGQWQKEPFDKAFEANVSAAAEEMASALTRGVMFAVFTGRADAIEKRADAMGKDMERRMEARGKALEARADALCVQVKALDELEQQLDYRLPGGKRLDLLELSEKPAKPATPGETTVAASGSPDSQAR; from the coding sequence ATGCGCCTGCTGCTCTCCGTGTGCACGCTCTCCCTGCTCGGCGCCGCCGCGAGCGCCACCGCCGGCCCGCAGTTCTCCTCGCAGCAATGCGGCTTCTCCACGCCCTACGACGTCATCGTCGACCGCACCGGCGTCGCCCTGACCCGCAGCGCCGGCACCCCGAAGACGGTGTTCCTGCACGATGGCCGCCTGCAGGTGGACGGCGTCGCGCAACCGCTCGGCAGCGCCGATGCCCAGCGCCTGCGGCAGATGGAACAGGGCGCGCAGGCGCTGATGCCCGAGGTCGCCGGCATCGCCCGCGACACGGTCGGCATCACCTTCGACGCCCTCGGCGGCGTGGTCGAAGCGATCACCGGCAATGCCAGCAAGGCGCGCCGGATCGAGAAGCACCGCGACGCCGCCCTCGCCCACCTGGACCGCACCCTCGGCAAGGGCCAATGGCAGAAGGAACCGTTCGACAAGGCGTTCGAGGCCAATGTCAGCGCCGCCGCCGAGGAAATGGCCAGCGCACTCACCCGCGGGGTGATGTTCGCGGTGTTCACCGGCCGCGCCGATGCCATCGAGAAGCGCGCCGACGCGATGGGGAAAGACATGGAACGGCGCATGGAAGCGCGCGGCAAGGCGCTGGAAGCCAGGGCCGACGCGCTGTGCGTGCAGGTCAAGGCGCTGGACGAGCTGGAGCAGCAGCTGGACTACCGGCTGCCCGGCGGCAAGCGGCTGGACCTGCTGGAACTCAGCGAGAAGCCTGCGAAGCCGGCCACGCCCGGCGAGACGACCGTGGCCGCAAGCGGATCGCCGGACAGCCAGGCGCGCTGA
- a CDS encoding cupin domain-containing protein encodes MTPRPRGLASMIRSGGGPLPATPRHTEDSPMRLEHWLLPPHDWVPNHPFLPVLLYRQADRDGDAAGFERRFAAHGWPPQWRDGVYDYHHYHSTAHEVLGVARGSARLVIGGPGGADVTLAAGDALLLPAGSGHCCIASSSDFLVVGAYPAGQDWDICRQAPSTDMVRRIAQLPFPPSDPVAGPQGPLLQHWKMPEPPG; translated from the coding sequence ATGACGCCACGACCACGCGGCCTGGCTAGCATGATCCGCAGCGGCGGCGGCCCGCTGCCCGCCACTCCACGCCACACCGAGGATTCGCCGATGCGCCTGGAACACTGGCTGCTGCCGCCGCACGACTGGGTGCCCAACCACCCGTTCCTGCCGGTCCTGCTGTACCGCCAGGCCGACCGCGATGGCGATGCCGCCGGCTTCGAACGCCGCTTCGCCGCGCACGGCTGGCCGCCGCAATGGCGCGACGGCGTGTACGACTACCACCACTACCATTCCACCGCGCATGAGGTCCTGGGCGTCGCCCGCGGCAGCGCGCGGCTGGTCATCGGCGGACCGGGCGGCGCCGACGTCACGCTGGCCGCCGGCGACGCCTTGCTGCTGCCGGCCGGCAGCGGCCATTGCTGCATCGCCTCCAGCAGCGACTTCCTGGTGGTCGGCGCCTATCCCGCCGGGCAGGACTGGGACATCTGCCGGCAGGCGCCCAGCACCGACATGGTGCGGCGCATCGCACAGCTGCCGTTCCCGCCCAGCGACCCCGTCGCCGGTCCGCAAGGCCCGCTTCTCCAGCACTGGAAGATGCCCGAACCCCCGGGCTAG